A window of the Butyricimonas faecalis genome harbors these coding sequences:
- a CDS encoding SusC/RagA family TonB-linked outer membrane protein, protein MFLTIISLTTSSAFGQERATKVISLKLGNVTVLQALEEINRLSQNNVIFKREEVIRETKRITVDLKDVTVLQAVQECIKGTRLTCTERNGSVAVGPDTGVKPVRISGTVKDQKGMVLPGVTVIVKGLAMGTSTDNNGHYSLNLPRVDNLSLLFSFIGMETEEVKYAGKDTINVVMKEIVSELEEVVVNTGYQRIDARKNASAITSVRAEDIITPGLQTIDQMLEGHVPGMIFMQNSGQIGAAPRLRIRGTSTILGSQEPLWVIDGVIQEDPVNVDPENLNDLDFVNLLGNAISGLNPEDIEQIDVLKDAAATAIYGKKAANGVIVITTKAGKQGPPSVMYSVSGSFTQRPRYSDRSVNVMNSKERIAFSRDMIENRLAYPKITSWVGYEAAYRDYINGQIGYSEYKSLVDKYETMNTDWFDILMQDAFSHKHTLSLSGGSSTLRYYASLGLNDLSGSVKGESNRVYSTNVNLTGNFDKFTVRFGLQGSVSKRKYIPEDVGVTEFAYNTSRAVPARNDDGSYWYYQIEKEIDGESYYYPKNILEDMANSSTQTNQNSLTFQSSVAYQVLPVLKAQVLLSYSFSNSNSGTWHGADTYYCRSLNKSYGASTEAWWKANTLLPWGGEQKDSRVERNSYTARFQVDYNQAVDRNEEHVLNGNVGFEVKSNKYNTYAKTTRGIFRDRGNAIQAIPTDDLKAYTYQKYIEWTQSAAALGTYTKQLTNDVSAYMTLGYSYKNIYNFSVNARVDFSNEFGSRANEKFFPIWALAGRWNLSENVLREVHWINDLALKVSFGYQGNVPSVPSRLVIKKSTVSSDLFDQFYSTVSAYPNPNLKWEKTANFNVGLDFSLLKRKITGSVSYYYRKTVDAYMDKTVSEVNGMTSYKVNQGTVVNQGYELSLNFIPVNTMGADGKGFRWRFDPQLGQVINKLIDNATSSTDKSLKDDSDLTYSDYLNGTVQTVNRSINGFYSYKFMGLDPADGRPIFPNLEQKIMENGEEVDYGERFKLMSNEERYMSVMEYSGNRVPTLQGSLINTFSYNRFTLSINMSYSLGSKIRLLKLYPNISSDNGTMAPNPMENIRSEFSKRWKRPGDEAYTNIPGILSNSDFLATLGTNPWWKKAAYNGTVNRKVVAENIWQMYDYSSARVVSGNYLKIQNIALRYNVPDKFCKKIHMKAAYVSLSGTNLYTFSSKKLKGQDPTTQTGNSSTITQSIRPTYSFSLNVTF, encoded by the coding sequence ATGTTTCTGACAATTATTTCGCTCACGACAAGTTCAGCTTTCGGGCAAGAAAGAGCTACAAAAGTAATTTCCTTGAAACTGGGGAACGTAACCGTATTACAGGCTTTGGAGGAGATTAATCGGCTGAGCCAGAATAACGTTATCTTTAAGCGGGAGGAAGTAATCCGAGAAACCAAAAGGATTACCGTCGATTTGAAAGACGTGACCGTGTTGCAAGCTGTACAAGAGTGCATCAAGGGAACCCGCTTGACTTGTACGGAACGGAATGGTAGTGTCGCCGTGGGACCGGATACAGGAGTGAAACCTGTTCGAATTTCCGGTACGGTAAAAGACCAGAAAGGGATGGTATTACCCGGTGTAACCGTCATTGTCAAGGGCTTGGCTATGGGAACAAGCACGGATAATAACGGTCACTATTCTTTGAATTTGCCCCGGGTGGATAATCTGTCACTTCTCTTTTCATTTATCGGAATGGAAACCGAGGAAGTAAAATACGCGGGCAAGGACACGATCAACGTGGTGATGAAGGAGATCGTGTCGGAGTTGGAGGAAGTAGTGGTGAACACGGGATATCAACGAATAGACGCACGTAAAAATGCCAGTGCAATTACTTCTGTCCGGGCGGAGGATATTATCACTCCGGGTTTACAAACCATCGATCAAATGTTGGAAGGGCACGTGCCGGGAATGATCTTTATGCAAAATTCGGGACAGATTGGGGCTGCTCCGCGTTTACGTATCCGGGGTACGTCCACGATTCTGGGATCGCAGGAACCGCTTTGGGTGATCGATGGAGTGATTCAGGAAGACCCGGTGAACGTGGATCCGGAGAATCTGAATGACTTGGATTTCGTGAATTTGCTGGGTAACGCCATTTCCGGTTTGAACCCGGAGGATATCGAGCAGATCGACGTGTTAAAGGATGCGGCGGCTACAGCGATTTACGGAAAGAAAGCCGCGAATGGTGTGATCGTGATTACCACGAAAGCCGGTAAACAGGGACCTCCCTCGGTGATGTATTCCGTGTCCGGGTCTTTTACCCAGCGTCCTAGATATAGCGACCGGAGCGTGAACGTGATGAATTCCAAAGAACGTATCGCTTTTTCGCGGGATATGATCGAGAATCGGTTAGCTTATCCCAAGATCACTTCTTGGGTAGGATACGAGGCAGCATACCGGGACTATATCAATGGACAAATCGGATACTCGGAATATAAATCATTGGTGGATAAGTACGAGACGATGAATACCGACTGGTTCGATATCCTGATGCAGGATGCTTTCTCGCACAAGCACACGTTAAGCCTTTCCGGTGGTTCTTCCACGTTGAGATATTACGCGTCTCTCGGGTTAAATGATCTCTCGGGAAGCGTGAAGGGGGAGAGTAACCGGGTATATTCGACCAATGTCAATTTAACGGGTAACTTCGATAAGTTCACGGTGCGTTTCGGATTGCAAGGAAGTGTTTCCAAGAGGAAATATATTCCTGAAGACGTGGGCGTAACAGAGTTTGCGTACAACACGAGCCGGGCTGTGCCTGCACGGAATGACGACGGTAGTTATTGGTATTATCAGATAGAGAAAGAGATCGATGGAGAATCTTATTATTATCCCAAGAATATATTGGAAGACATGGCAAATTCATCGACTCAGACCAACCAGAATTCCTTGACATTCCAATCTAGCGTGGCGTATCAGGTATTGCCGGTATTAAAGGCTCAGGTATTATTGTCTTACAGTTTTTCAAACTCCAATTCGGGAACGTGGCATGGAGCTGATACCTATTATTGTCGGAGTTTAAATAAGTCTTACGGGGCTTCAACGGAAGCTTGGTGGAAAGCGAATACTTTGTTACCCTGGGGTGGAGAACAGAAAGACAGCCGGGTAGAACGTAACAGCTATACTGCCCGTTTTCAGGTGGATTATAATCAAGCTGTGGATAGAAATGAAGAGCACGTGTTGAATGGAAATGTCGGTTTCGAGGTGAAGTCCAACAAGTACAATACTTATGCCAAGACAACCCGCGGTATTTTCCGAGATAGGGGAAATGCAATACAGGCTATTCCAACGGATGATTTGAAAGCATATACTTATCAAAAATACATCGAGTGGACGCAGTCGGCTGCCGCACTGGGTACCTACACGAAACAGTTAACAAACGATGTTTCGGCTTATATGACATTGGGATATAGTTATAAAAACATATATAATTTCAGTGTAAACGCACGCGTGGATTTCTCTAACGAATTTGGTAGCCGGGCGAACGAGAAATTTTTCCCAATTTGGGCTTTAGCCGGTCGTTGGAACCTCTCGGAAAACGTGTTGAGAGAAGTACATTGGATTAATGATCTGGCATTAAAGGTGTCTTTCGGTTACCAAGGAAACGTTCCTAGTGTACCGTCGAGATTGGTGATCAAAAAATCAACGGTATCCAGTGACTTGTTTGACCAGTTTTATTCCACGGTTTCCGCTTATCCGAATCCCAATTTGAAATGGGAAAAGACAGCAAATTTCAACGTGGGGCTTGATTTTTCATTACTAAAGAGAAAAATCACGGGTTCTGTAAGTTATTATTACCGGAAAACAGTGGATGCCTACATGGATAAAACGGTATCCGAGGTAAACGGGATGACTAGTTACAAAGTAAATCAGGGGACCGTGGTGAACCAAGGGTACGAGTTGTCACTGAATTTTATTCCTGTCAACACGATGGGGGCGGACGGGAAAGGATTCCGTTGGAGATTTGATCCTCAGTTAGGACAGGTGATCAATAAACTGATCGATAATGCCACTTCGTCAACAGACAAAAGTTTAAAAGATGATTCCGATCTTACCTATTCGGATTACTTGAATGGAACGGTGCAGACTGTAAATCGTTCTATAAACGGTTTCTACTCTTATAAATTTATGGGACTCGATCCGGCAGATGGACGTCCGATATTTCCGAATCTGGAACAAAAGATCATGGAGAATGGTGAAGAAGTAGATTATGGAGAGCGGTTTAAACTGATGTCTAACGAGGAACGGTATATGTCCGTGATGGAATATTCCGGTAATCGAGTACCCACGTTGCAAGGAAGCTTGATTAATACTTTTTCGTACAATCGATTCACGTTGTCGATTAATATGTCTTATAGTCTTGGATCTAAAATCCGGTTGTTGAAATTGTACCCGAATATTAGTTCGGATAATGGAACAATGGCTCCCAATCCCATGGAGAACATACGGTCTGAATTTTCCAAACGTTGGAAGCGACCGGGAGATGAGGCGTATACTAACATCCCGGGAATCCTTAGTAATTCGGATTTTTTGGCAACCTTGGGAACTAATCCGTGGTGGAAAAAAGCAGCTTACAACGGAACGGTAAACCGCAAGGTGGTAGCCGAAAACATATGGCAGATGTATGATTATTCAAGTGCACGTGTTGTGAGTGGAAATTATTTGAAGATTCAGAATATTGCATTGCGTTACAATGTGCCGGATAAATTTTGTAAAAAGATTCACATGAAAGCGGCATACGTTTCCTTGTCAGGCACAAATCTGTATACCTTCAGTAGTAAGAAATTGAAAGGACAGGATCCGACAACGCAGACAGGTAATTCGTCAACGATCACGCAATCGATACGTCCGACGTATTCGTTTAGTTTGAATGTAACATTTTAA
- a CDS encoding FecR family protein yields the protein MWLNAESELDFPVDFVGKERVVRLKGEAYFEVKPDAAHPFIVETRGVRTRVLGTSFNIKAYDNEESIFTTLLTGKVKVSAIGEENESVVLTPGMQSEWQENGQKMSVKKVNAENFTAWRQGAFMFDNENIMVVTRVLERWYGLKFIYNENVHEHTFSGRLSKDEPLESILETLTFTGGPQFKIEKDVVYIIEKK from the coding sequence GTGTGGTTGAATGCCGAATCCGAGTTGGATTTTCCGGTAGATTTTGTTGGGAAGGAGCGGGTGGTAAGACTAAAGGGAGAAGCGTACTTTGAGGTAAAACCGGATGCGGCACATCCTTTTATCGTGGAGACGAGAGGCGTGCGAACCCGGGTATTGGGTACTTCATTTAATATAAAGGCATACGATAATGAAGAAAGTATATTTACAACCCTGTTGACCGGAAAAGTAAAAGTGTCTGCTATCGGTGAAGAGAATGAATCCGTGGTGTTGACACCCGGGATGCAGAGCGAATGGCAGGAGAATGGGCAAAAGATGAGCGTGAAGAAAGTGAATGCCGAGAATTTTACTGCTTGGCGGCAAGGAGCCTTTATGTTTGATAATGAAAATATCATGGTGGTAACCCGTGTATTGGAAAGATGGTATGGATTGAAATTTATTTATAACGAGAATGTTCATGAGCATACTTTTAGTGGTCGTTTGAGTAAGGATGAGCCTTTGGAGTCAATATTGGAAACATTGACATTCACGGGTGGACCTCAATTTAAAATAGAGAAAGATGTAGTGTATATTATTGAGAAAAAGTAG
- a CDS encoding RNA polymerase sigma factor, giving the protein MNNSVELEQFIQRHYTTICTIALKFVGSFDIAQDIAQDVIVKFWENRKQYRTLESVENFLFIMTRNESLNYIRSIKRENDRYKQIYPGEQDDSDILDKIIEEEANQILIHAIQQLPPQSERIILLTLAGNNVKEIAEILAVSVNTVRTLKYGAIRKLREYFIARDYRAEF; this is encoded by the coding sequence ATGAATAACTCTGTTGAATTAGAACAATTTATACAACGACACTACACAACGATCTGCACGATCGCCTTGAAGTTTGTCGGCTCTTTCGACATCGCTCAAGACATCGCACAGGATGTGATTGTCAAATTTTGGGAGAATCGGAAACAATACAGAACCCTCGAATCCGTGGAAAATTTCTTGTTCATCATGACAAGAAACGAATCCCTCAACTACATCCGGAGCATTAAACGGGAAAACGATCGTTACAAACAAATATACCCGGGCGAACAGGATGATTCCGACATTCTGGATAAAATCATAGAGGAAGAAGCCAATCAAATATTAATCCATGCCATCCAACAGCTTCCCCCTCAAAGTGAACGCATTATTCTTCTCACTCTTGCCGGAAATAACGTGAAAGAGATAGCAGAAATCCTCGCCGTTTCCGTCAACACGGTACGTACTCTCAAATACGGAGCCATCCGCAAATTGCGGGAATACTTTATTGCCCGGGATTATAGGGCAGAATTTTAA
- the radA gene encoding DNA repair protein RadA — protein MAKTKTVYVCQNCGAKESKWVGKCSTCGEWNSFVEEVEVSTKGNRVASIVGASSSRPLKLSEVKANADERMDTGDGELNRVLGGGIVPGSMILLGGEPGIGKSTLVLQFALHNRCGKVLYVSGEESVSQIKMRAQRLGAENDDCLFLSGNSLETVLEHSRALEPKLLIIDSIQTLATESVDAIPGSLSQIRECTNVLLRYSKENTITTILIGHITKDGQLAGPKILEHMVDTVLQFEGDQQHMYRILRSMKNRFGSTSEIGIYEMLQSGLRQVANPSELLLSNHAQDLSGVAVSATMEGVRTILLEVQALVSTAAYGTPQRSATGFDTRRLNMLLAVLEKRVGFRLAAKDVFLNIAGGIRVSDPALDLGVVMAVLSSNIDAPIPTNTVFAGEVGLSGEIRAVSRIEQRVLEAEKLGFQQIFVPAGNKKALTKVPARIKVRFVSRVGDICRELFS, from the coding sequence ATGGCTAAGACAAAAACCGTGTACGTTTGTCAGAATTGTGGGGCAAAGGAGTCCAAATGGGTAGGTAAATGCTCTACTTGTGGGGAGTGGAATAGTTTTGTGGAAGAGGTGGAGGTTTCTACAAAGGGAAACCGGGTGGCCTCTATCGTGGGAGCGAGTTCTTCACGGCCTTTGAAATTGTCGGAGGTGAAGGCGAATGCCGATGAGCGAATGGATACCGGTGATGGAGAATTGAACCGGGTGCTGGGAGGTGGAATCGTGCCGGGTTCCATGATTTTGCTGGGGGGAGAGCCGGGTATCGGTAAATCAACGCTGGTATTGCAATTTGCCCTGCATAATCGATGTGGAAAGGTTTTATACGTCTCGGGAGAAGAGAGTGTGTCACAAATTAAGATGCGAGCGCAACGGTTGGGAGCGGAGAATGACGATTGTTTGTTCCTTTCGGGAAATTCGTTGGAAACGGTACTGGAACATTCCCGTGCGCTTGAACCGAAATTATTAATTATTGATTCTATACAGACGCTGGCAACAGAGAGCGTGGATGCTATTCCGGGGAGTTTATCACAGATCCGGGAGTGTACCAACGTGTTGCTGCGTTACTCGAAAGAAAATACGATCACGACAATCCTGATCGGGCATATCACGAAAGACGGTCAATTGGCCGGTCCGAAGATTCTGGAACACATGGTAGATACTGTTCTGCAATTTGAAGGGGATCAGCAACACATGTACAGAATCCTACGGTCCATGAAGAACCGTTTTGGTTCGACTTCCGAGATCGGTATCTACGAGATGTTACAATCCGGATTGCGGCAGGTGGCTAATCCTTCCGAGTTATTGTTGTCCAATCATGCTCAGGACTTGAGCGGGGTTGCTGTTTCTGCCACCATGGAAGGCGTTAGAACGATTTTATTGGAAGTACAGGCGTTGGTTAGCACGGCGGCTTACGGGACGCCCCAGCGGTCTGCAACGGGCTTTGACACGCGACGATTGAATATGTTGCTTGCCGTGTTGGAAAAACGGGTAGGTTTCCGGTTGGCCGCAAAGGATGTGTTCTTGAATATTGCCGGAGGAATACGGGTGAGTGATCCGGCTCTGGACTTAGGAGTTGTGATGGCGGTTCTTTCTTCGAATATAGACGCCCCGATACCCACGAATACCGTGTTTGCCGGTGAAGTTGGTTTGTCGGGAGAGATTCGTGCCGTGAGTCGTATCGAGCAGCGGGTACTGGAGGCTGAAAAACTCGGTTTCCAGCAAATATTTGTTCCGGCGGGAAACAAGAAAGCGTTGACAAAAGTCCCTGCACGTATAAAAGTAAGATTCGTTTCCCGGGTGGGAGATATTTGTCGGGAGTTGTTTAGCTAA
- a CDS encoding transglycosylase domain-containing protein translates to MFKRYWKDFAIFWGLFIVFVAGVFFFFYLVSAGKLGFMPTFEELENPNNNFATEIYSEDGKILGKYFEGSENRRYMDYKDIPQSVIDALIATEDVRFYDHSGIDVRGLFRVAQGMLTGNSSAGGGSTITQQLAKMLFPREANQNFLELAVRKFREWVIAVKLEKSYTKEEIITMYLNKFDFLNLAVGINSAANIYFSTTPDSLKVEQAAMLVGMAKNPSLFNSVRRPDKTLGRRNVVLGQMLKYDKISQAEFDSLKVLPLGLDFHKEDHKEGIATYFREYLRLYMTASKPVKKNYSKWNKDQYAVDSLAWETNPLYGWCNKNLKSDGSHYNIYTDGLKIYTTLDSRMQKYAEEAVTEHLGGTLQPAFMAERSRKAHPPFSNDLTVSEINDILNTSIRRTERYRSMSSAGKSFQEIKKSFDKAIPMSVFTWKGVRDTVMSPLDSLKHYKSFFRAGFMAMEPASGKIKAYVGGPDYRYFQYDMVSTGKRQIGSTIKPILYTLAMQEGLGPCDQVLNVQQTFVLPDGTTWTPRNSTDKREGEMVTLKWGLANSVNNISGWVLKQFTPEAVVQMAHRMGITSFIDPVPAIFLGSSEVSVKEMVGAFSIYANKGVYNAPMMVTKIEDKYGNVLANFYPESREVITENTAFLMANLLQGVVDEGTGRRLRFRYGFKNQIGGKTGTTQNHSDGWFIGITPDLAGGVWVGAEDRSIHFQNLANGQGASMALPIWALFMQKVYADKSLAVPQRDFQKPNGVNHVLDCGDADREGMTDYDSSDEIFD, encoded by the coding sequence ATGTTTAAAAGATATTGGAAAGATTTTGCCATTTTTTGGGGGCTGTTTATTGTTTTTGTTGCGGGAGTGTTTTTCTTTTTCTACCTCGTTTCGGCAGGTAAACTAGGTTTTATGCCTACATTCGAGGAGTTGGAGAACCCCAACAATAATTTTGCCACGGAGATTTATTCCGAGGATGGAAAGATTTTAGGAAAGTATTTCGAGGGGAGTGAAAACCGTCGATATATGGATTACAAGGATATACCTCAAAGTGTGATCGATGCGTTGATTGCCACGGAGGACGTACGTTTCTATGATCATAGCGGTATTGACGTGCGAGGTTTGTTTCGGGTAGCACAGGGAATGTTGACCGGAAATTCTTCTGCCGGAGGTGGTAGTACGATCACGCAACAGTTGGCGAAAATGTTGTTCCCGCGGGAGGCAAACCAGAACTTTTTGGAGTTGGCCGTGCGTAAATTCCGCGAGTGGGTGATTGCGGTGAAGTTGGAGAAGAGCTACACGAAGGAAGAGATTATCACGATGTATCTCAATAAGTTTGACTTTTTGAATTTGGCCGTCGGTATTAACTCTGCCGCTAATATTTATTTCTCGACAACACCCGATTCTTTGAAAGTGGAACAGGCTGCCATGTTGGTGGGGATGGCCAAGAATCCTTCGCTTTTTAACTCGGTTCGGAGACCTGATAAGACGTTGGGACGCCGGAATGTGGTGTTGGGACAGATGTTGAAATATGACAAGATTTCACAGGCGGAGTTTGATTCGTTGAAGGTTTTGCCTTTGGGATTGGATTTCCATAAAGAGGATCATAAAGAAGGAATTGCAACCTATTTTCGGGAGTATTTGCGATTATACATGACGGCATCCAAGCCGGTTAAAAAGAATTACAGCAAGTGGAATAAGGACCAGTATGCAGTAGATTCCTTGGCTTGGGAAACGAATCCGCTGTACGGATGGTGTAACAAAAATCTGAAATCAGACGGTTCGCATTATAATATTTACACGGACGGGTTAAAGATTTACACGACGTTGGATTCCCGAATGCAGAAATACGCGGAAGAGGCCGTGACAGAACATCTGGGAGGAACGTTGCAGCCGGCGTTTATGGCTGAGAGAAGTAGAAAGGCTCATCCGCCTTTTTCGAATGATTTGACGGTTTCCGAAATCAATGATATTTTGAATACTTCTATTCGTCGTACTGAACGTTACCGTTCAATGAGTAGTGCAGGTAAAAGTTTCCAAGAGATAAAAAAATCTTTTGATAAAGCGATCCCGATGTCTGTTTTCACGTGGAAAGGAGTACGGGATACCGTGATGAGTCCGTTGGATTCATTGAAGCATTACAAGTCTTTCTTCCGGGCGGGATTCATGGCGATGGAACCTGCTTCAGGAAAGATCAAGGCATACGTGGGCGGTCCGGATTATCGTTATTTCCAGTATGATATGGTGAGTACCGGGAAGCGGCAGATCGGTTCTACAATCAAGCCGATTCTTTATACGTTGGCCATGCAAGAAGGGTTAGGACCTTGTGATCAGGTATTGAACGTGCAACAGACGTTTGTATTGCCTGATGGAACGACTTGGACTCCTCGTAATTCCACGGACAAACGGGAAGGTGAGATGGTGACTTTGAAATGGGGGTTGGCAAATTCGGTAAATAATATTTCCGGCTGGGTATTGAAACAATTTACCCCGGAGGCGGTTGTGCAAATGGCTCATCGAATGGGTATCACGAGTTTTATAGACCCGGTTCCCGCGATCTTCTTGGGTTCTTCCGAGGTTTCCGTGAAAGAGATGGTCGGAGCGTTCTCGATATACGCGAACAAGGGGGTGTACAATGCTCCCATGATGGTGACAAAAATAGAGGACAAGTATGGTAACGTGCTGGCGAATTTCTACCCGGAATCTCGAGAGGTGATTACTGAAAACACGGCTTTCTTGATGGCGAATCTGTTGCAGGGAGTTGTGGATGAGGGAACGGGACGTCGTTTGCGTTTCCGATATGGTTTTAAAAATCAGATCGGGGGAAAGACCGGAACGACGCAGAACCACTCTGACGGTTGGTTTATCGGGATCACACCTGATCTTGCCGGAGGAGTTTGGGTCGGAGCGGAAGACCGTTCTATCCATTTCCAAAATTTGGCGAATGGACAGGGAGCCAGTATGGCACTTCCAATTTGGGCTTTGTTTATGCAGAAAGTTTACGCGGATAAATCCCTTGCCGTTCCACAAAGGGATTTTCAAAAGCCGAACGGGGTGAACCATGTGCTTGATTGTGGAGATGCGGATAGAGAGGGAATGACGGATTATGACTCTTCGGATGAAATCTTTGATTAA
- a CDS encoding ATP-binding protein, which produces MSNTLYPIGIQNFEKLRKSGYLYVDKTELIYRLVKRGSYYFLSRPRRFGKSLLISTLEAYFQGKRELFQGLAMEELEKEWVQHPIFHLDLNIEKYDSMESLGNILNDNLTRWENVYGRETSEVSFPLRFAGVIRRAHEQTGQRVVILVDEYDKPMLQAINNEELQQEFRNTLKPFYGVLKTMDGDIKFALLTGVTKFGKVSVFSDLNNLNDISMDNRYVALCGMTGEEIHRYFEADLRELASAQKMTYQETCDRLKESYDGYHFVENSEGIYNPFSVLNTFDKMKFGSYWFETGTPTYLVDLLKRNHYNLEQMAREETNSDVLNSIYADESPIPVIYQSGYLTIKDYDSRFENYTLGFPNREVEEGFIKFLMPFYTRVNKVESPFEIQQFTQEIESGKPDAFLRRLQSFFADTPYELIRELEIHYQNVLFIVFRLVGFYVKVEYHTSEGRVDLVLQTDRYIYVIEFKLEGTAEEALRQIEEKHYARPFEADPRQLFKIGINFDNKTRNIEKWIVE; this is translated from the coding sequence ATGAGTAACACATTGTATCCTATCGGTATTCAAAATTTCGAGAAATTGCGTAAAAGTGGTTACTTATATGTTGACAAGACGGAATTGATTTATCGTTTAGTCAAGAGGGGAAGTTATTACTTTTTAAGTCGTCCGCGTCGCTTCGGGAAGAGTTTACTAATCTCGACGCTTGAAGCTTATTTCCAAGGAAAACGAGAGCTATTTCAAGGACTTGCCATGGAAGAATTGGAGAAGGAGTGGGTACAACATCCTATTTTCCATCTTGATTTAAATATTGAGAAATATGATTCGATGGAGAGTTTGGGGAATATTCTCAATGATAATTTGACCCGATGGGAAAATGTGTACGGACGGGAAACCTCGGAAGTCTCGTTTCCGTTGCGATTCGCTGGGGTTATTCGCCGAGCTCACGAGCAAACAGGACAACGGGTGGTGATTCTTGTTGATGAGTATGATAAGCCGATGTTGCAGGCAATTAATAACGAGGAGTTGCAACAGGAGTTTCGTAATACGTTAAAACCGTTTTATGGGGTTTTGAAAACCATGGATGGGGATATTAAGTTTGCCTTGTTGACAGGGGTTACTAAGTTTGGGAAAGTTAGTGTATTTAGTGACCTTAATAATTTGAATGATATATCCATGGATAACCGTTATGTTGCTTTGTGCGGGATGACCGGGGAAGAAATTCATCGTTATTTCGAGGCTGATTTGCGTGAATTGGCTTCTGCCCAAAAAATGACATATCAGGAAACGTGTGATCGACTAAAAGAGTCATACGACGGGTATCATTTTGTGGAAAACTCCGAGGGAATTTATAATCCGTTCAGCGTGTTGAACACGTTTGACAAAATGAAATTCGGTAGTTACTGGTTTGAAACAGGTACTCCGACTTATCTGGTTGATTTACTGAAACGGAACCATTATAACCTTGAACAGATGGCTCGCGAGGAGACTAATTCAGATGTGTTGAACAGTATTTATGCAGACGAAAGTCCGATTCCAGTGATATATCAGAGTGGGTATCTTACGATAAAAGATTATGATTCCCGTTTTGAAAATTATACTCTAGGTTTCCCTAACCGGGAAGTGGAGGAAGGTTTTATCAAATTTTTGATGCCTTTTTACACGAGAGTGAACAAAGTCGAATCACCTTTCGAGATACAGCAGTTTACTCAAGAGATTGAATCCGGTAAACCGGATGCTTTCTTACGTCGTTTGCAAAGTTTTTTTGCCGATACGCCTTACGAATTAATACGAGAATTGGAGATACATTACCAGAACGTGCTTTTCATTGTTTTCCGTTTGGTGGGTTTTTACGTGAAGGTAGAGTATCATACGTCGGAGGGAAGGGTTGATTTGGTGTTGCAAACGGATCGTTATATTTACGTGATAGAATTTAAGTTGGAAGGGACAGCAGAAGAGGCTTTGCGACAGATTGAGGAGAAACATTATGCTCGTCCGTTTGAAGCGGATCCCCGGCAATTATTTAAGATCGGGATTAATTTTGACAACAAAACTCGAAATATTGAGAAGTGGATTGTGGAATAA